In Rhizobium sp. ZPR4, a genomic segment contains:
- a CDS encoding aldehyde dehydrogenase family protein — MSIHQNLIAGEWTGTNGSENINPSDTNEVVGLYASASAQDVTDAIAAAKAAFPAWSRSGILERHTILKKAGEEILARKDELGALLAREEGKTLPEAIGETIRAAQIFEFFSGEALRLAGEVLPSVRPNIGVEITREPLGVIGVITPWNFPIAIPAWKIAPALCYGNTVVFKPADLVPGCSWAIVDILNRAGLPKGVLNLVMGKGSVVGQAMLDSPVLSGITFTGSVGTGKRVALSSVEYGRKYQLEMGGKNPMVVLDDADLTVAVEAAANSAFFSTGQRCTASSRLIVTEGIHDRFVAALTEKLKTLNVDNAMKAGTHIGPVVDAKQLKTDTDYIEIGKQEGAKLAFGGELVSRDTPGFYLQPTLFTEATNQMRISREEIFGPVASVIRVRDYDEALAVANDTPFGLSSGIATTSLKHATHFKRNAEAGMVMVNLPTAGVDFHVPFGGRKGSSFGPREQGKYAAEFFTTVKTAYTLA; from the coding sequence ATGAGCATTCATCAGAACTTGATCGCCGGCGAGTGGACGGGGACGAACGGTAGCGAGAACATCAACCCGTCAGATACGAACGAGGTCGTCGGCCTCTATGCGAGCGCAAGTGCGCAGGATGTCACGGACGCGATCGCTGCTGCCAAGGCTGCCTTTCCGGCCTGGTCGCGCTCCGGCATTCTCGAGCGCCACACGATCCTGAAGAAGGCCGGCGAAGAGATCCTCGCCCGCAAGGACGAACTCGGCGCGCTGCTCGCCCGCGAAGAAGGAAAGACGCTTCCCGAGGCGATCGGCGAGACGATCCGTGCCGCGCAGATCTTCGAGTTCTTTTCTGGTGAGGCGCTGCGCCTGGCGGGTGAGGTATTGCCCTCCGTGCGCCCGAACATCGGTGTCGAGATCACCCGTGAGCCGCTCGGCGTCATCGGGGTCATCACCCCCTGGAACTTCCCGATCGCCATTCCCGCCTGGAAGATCGCGCCTGCGCTTTGCTACGGCAACACCGTCGTCTTCAAGCCGGCGGATCTCGTGCCCGGCTGCTCCTGGGCGATCGTCGACATCCTCAACCGCGCCGGCCTGCCCAAGGGTGTCTTGAACCTCGTCATGGGCAAGGGTTCGGTCGTCGGTCAGGCGATGCTCGACAGCCCGGTTCTCTCGGGTATCACCTTCACCGGCTCCGTCGGTACCGGCAAGCGCGTCGCGCTCTCCTCCGTCGAGTATGGCCGCAAGTACCAGCTGGAAATGGGCGGCAAGAACCCCATGGTGGTGCTTGACGATGCCGACCTGACGGTTGCCGTCGAGGCTGCTGCCAATTCAGCCTTCTTCTCGACCGGCCAGCGCTGCACGGCCTCGTCGCGCCTCATCGTCACCGAAGGCATTCACGACCGGTTCGTGGCGGCACTGACGGAGAAGCTGAAGACGCTCAACGTCGATAACGCCATGAAGGCTGGCACGCATATCGGCCCGGTCGTCGATGCCAAGCAGCTGAAGACGGATACGGACTATATCGAGATCGGCAAGCAGGAGGGCGCCAAGCTCGCCTTCGGCGGCGAGCTCGTCAGCCGCGACACCCCCGGCTTCTACCTGCAGCCGACGCTGTTCACCGAGGCGACGAACCAGATGCGCATCAGCCGCGAAGAGATCTTCGGGCCGGTCGCATCCGTCATTCGCGTTAGGGATTACGACGAAGCCCTGGCCGTCGCCAACGATACGCCGTTCGGCTTGTCTTCCGGCATTGCCACGACGAGCCTCAAGCATGCGACGCATTTCAAGCGCAATGCGGAAGCGGGTATGGTGATGGTCAACCTGCCAACGGCGGGCGTCGATTTCCATGTGCCCTTCGGCGGCCGCAAGGGCTCGTCCTTCGGTCCGCGCGAACAGGGCAAGTATGCCGCCGAATTCTTCACCACCGTCAAGACCGCTTACACGCTGGCCTGA
- the araD1 gene encoding AraD1 family protein — MLISQIKGSNGEIVVAVRNGPGEAAKAVVNGGSVYKLAMEAADSGKSLASVIEAHGLGEAIDLEKAYSEGRFLPPITHPDAAHLHLTGTGLTHLGSAATRDSMHKKTTEAAEETLTDSMKMFKMGIEGGKPKAGEKGVQPEWFYKGNGYGAAAPGAALVSPSFALDGGEEPEMAGIYVIAKDGTPFRIGFALSNEFSDHVTERINYLYLAHSKLRPASFGPEIRIGTAPEDIRGTSRIKRGDKVIFEKPFLSGEANMSHTFANLEYHHFKYGIFRVPGDVHVHMFGTATLSFAEGIKPEVGDVFEIEVGEFGLPLRNPLAVDAEEEVAVRQL, encoded by the coding sequence ATGCTCATCTCGCAGATCAAGGGTTCGAACGGCGAGATCGTCGTTGCCGTGCGCAACGGTCCCGGTGAAGCTGCCAAGGCCGTCGTCAATGGCGGCAGCGTCTACAAGCTTGCGATGGAAGCTGCCGACAGCGGCAAGTCGCTGGCATCGGTCATCGAGGCACATGGTCTCGGCGAGGCGATCGATCTTGAGAAGGCCTATTCCGAAGGCCGTTTCCTGCCACCGATCACGCATCCGGACGCCGCGCACCTGCATCTGACCGGCACCGGCCTGACGCATCTTGGCTCGGCCGCAACGCGCGACTCCATGCACAAGAAGACGACGGAAGCGGCCGAAGAGACGCTGACCGACTCCATGAAGATGTTCAAGATGGGCATCGAGGGCGGCAAGCCGAAGGCCGGCGAAAAGGGCGTGCAGCCCGAGTGGTTCTACAAGGGCAACGGCTATGGCGCTGCGGCTCCGGGGGCAGCACTCGTATCTCCATCCTTCGCGCTCGATGGCGGCGAAGAGCCTGAAATGGCCGGCATCTACGTCATCGCCAAGGATGGCACGCCGTTCCGTATCGGCTTTGCGCTGTCGAACGAATTTTCCGATCACGTCACCGAGCGGATCAACTATCTTTATCTCGCCCATTCCAAGCTGCGTCCGGCGAGCTTCGGTCCGGAAATCCGCATCGGCACAGCGCCTGAGGATATTCGCGGCACGTCCCGCATCAAGCGCGGCGACAAGGTGATCTTCGAAAAGCCGTTCCTGTCGGGCGAAGCGAACATGTCGCATACTTTCGCGAACCTCGAATATCACCACTTCAAGTACGGCATCTTCCGCGTTCCCGGCGATGTGCATGTGCACATGTTCGGCACGGCGACGCTCTCCTTTGCCGAAGGCATCAAGCCGGAAGTCGGCGACGTCTTTGAAATTGAGGTTGGCGAATTCGGCCTGCCGCTGCGCAATCCGCTGGCAGTCGATGCCGAGGAAGAAGTGGCTGTTCGTCAGCTCTAA